A genome region from Triticum aestivum cultivar Chinese Spring chromosome 2B, IWGSC CS RefSeq v2.1, whole genome shotgun sequence includes the following:
- the LOC123040787 gene encoding haloacid dehalogenase-like hydrolase domain-containing protein 3, which yields MAVARLRSATAARLQPALAGRRRLGTAAAAEAPEAVVGAGGARWEPMGAREYYDYRRAIYGDITHKAILVDAAGTLLAPTEPMAQVYRTVGEKYGVKYSEDEILMRYRQAYSQPWGRSRLRYVDDGRPFWQHIVSSSTGCSDLQYFEELYHYYTTEKAWRLIDPDAKYVFEALRRAGVRTAVVSNFDTRLRPLLQALNCDHWFDAVAVSAEVAAEKPNPTIFLKACELLDVKPEEAVHIGDDRRNDLWGARDAGCDAWLWGSDVHSFKEVAERIGVSVGMGNNM from the exons ATGGCGGTGGCGCGGCTGCGCTCGGCCACCGCGGCCCGGCTCCAGCCGGCGCTCGCCGGCCGGCGGCGCCTCGGGACGGCGGCCGCCGCGGAGGCCCCGGAGGCGGTCGTCGGGGCGGGCGGCGCGCGGTGGGAGCCGATGGGCGCGCGGGAGTACTACGACTACCGGCGGGCCATCTACGGCGACATCACGCACAAGGCCATCCTCGTCGACGCCGCCGGCACCCTCCTCGCCCCCACCGAGCCCATGGCCCAG GTGTACAGAACAGTAGGCGAAAAGTATGGGGTTAAGTACTCGGAGGATGAGATCCTGATGAGGTACCGGCAGGCATATTCGCAGCCATGGGGCAGATCGCGGCTTAG GTATGTTGATGATGGGAGGCCCTTTTGGCAACATATAGTTAGTTCTTCTACAGGCTGCTCAGATTTACAGTACTTTGAGGAACTTTATCATTACTATACGACTGAGAAG GCCTGGCGGCTCATTGACCCTGATGCTAAATATGTTTTTGAAGCATTGAGAAGGGCTGGTGTGAGAACAGCTGTTGTATCCAACTTTGACACCCGCCTCCGGCCACTTTTACAGGCCCTGAATTGCGATCACTGGTTCGACGCAGTTGCTGTGTCTGCTGAG GTTGCAGCAGAAAAGCCAAACCCAACAATATTCCTGAAGGCCTGCGAGTTGTTGGACGTGAAGCCTGAAGAGGCTGTGCATATTGGGGACGACCGTCGGAATGATTTGTGGGGAGCTAGGGACGCAGGCTGCGATGCCTGGCTCTGGGGCAGTGATGTTCACTCCTTCAAGGAA GTCGCAGAAAGGATCGGAGTTAGCGTGGGTATGGGCAACAATATGTGA